In Candidatus Cloacimonadota bacterium, a genomic segment contains:
- a CDS encoding glutamine--fructose-6-phosphate aminotransferase: SVIYIPETFHTLQPLLSVIPLQLLAYHVADLRGYDVDQPRNLAKSVTVE, from the coding sequence AGTGTCATCTATATTCCGGAAACTTTCCATACATTACAACCGTTACTTTCTGTAATTCCGCTGCAGCTTCTTGCTTATCATGTTGCTGATCTGCGTGGTTATGATGTCGATCAACCGAGAAATCTGGCGAAAAGTGTGACAGTTGAGTAA